The sequence TTGCATATACGATAAAAAGCTGATCAAAAATGCCAAAAAATGACATAACAATAAATATGGTCCAGTTTAATTCATTGCCCTGATAGACGAACCATGCCTGGCCAAAAAGAACAGATAGAAAAATATAGCTTTGGGACTGGAGTCTTGATGCTTTTATCCAGGCTTTAATCGAATTCATAAAAATCCTCAAAAATAAGTTGTTAAGATAAAGAGACTGTCAATATACGGCTTACTTTTTTGCTGATAGAACCATATGCTTAAAGAAAAGAATACCTGCAACGAAATATGATATTGAGAGTATAGCTAAAAAAACAGTCTCATATACTAATTCTTCGTGGGAAAGTCCCAATGTCAATATTTTTTCAAGGCCTTTAGCCATATGAGTGGTTGGTAAAAAATCGAACAAATTAACCTGATAACCACCTGCCTGAAACAGTTCTACTTCTGGTCTCGGAAAAACAACCCCGGAAAAGAGAATCAGGAGAAACATGGCAACACTTGAAATAAGAAATGCTCTGTTCTGATTTTTAGATACAGCTCCAATCACCATACCTGTTCCTACACTGGCAAAGCAGGCTGTACCGGAAATGAGAAAAGCATAGGTGATTGAACCGGCACTTCTAAAACCCAGCGCCCATGCCACCAGAAATGTCAGGGTTAAAGAAATTAGCCCCTGCATAAGCTGTAAAGCACTGATGCCGGTCAGAAGATCCATTGTTCCTAAAGGGGTCATCTTTAGTCGATCGATATTACAGGACTCAATTTCACGTGCAATTGTCATAGAAGCGGAAAAAATCATCATGATAACAGCAAAGACAAGGAGACCTGGCACGTATATTTCGAAAGGGCTGCGACTCCCCGAAAGACCGATTGTGGACTCTTCTATTTTCAGGCTTTTTTTGTTCTGAAAACTGTATAAGACCTGCACTATCAAATTTTTCGTCATATAATATGAGGATAGCGAGGCATCTCCTTTCAGCTGAACGACAGGTGGAATATTTTTATCTTTGCTTATTGCCTCAGAAAATCCCGGCGGGATAATGAGTCCTATTGCAGCATTTCTGTTTATTAAAGCCTGGTTCAGCTCTTTTTGATCATGAAGGATCTCTGTAATATAGAGGGCTTTTTCGGTCATTGAGGATGCCTCTTGCAGATGGCTGATAAGTTCCTGGCCGTAATTGATAGTACGGCTTTGTTCAATACAGCCTTGATCTGAATTACTGATAACCACTGTGTAAGGATCTGTCTGGCCGCTACAGCAGAACCAGTAAAAGATGACAAAAAAGGGGACTGTTAATAAGGACAATGAAAAGCTGATTTTGTCCCTCAGTTGCTGTTTTAGGCATTTATTGAACACAAGAACGGCTTTCATTCTTCAACCATCATGCCTTTGAGTTTAATAAACAGATCTTCAAGAGACCGGTTTCGGACATTAATTTTGACTGATGTTAATCCCTGATTTTTAAATATTTTCAGAGTCTTTTCCAATGTTGTCTCTTTGTTGCTTGTGTAGATAAGCAGGGTCTGCTGAAGGCAGACAACGGTTGCACCTAATTTCAAAATCTCTTCTGCCGCTCTATCAGTCTGTTCTGCTGTAGCCTCTTTTAAAACCACTTCAATGACAAATCTATCGGACATACCAGGATGAATTATTTCGGAAGAATCTATTTCATAAACAGCACCGTGATTCATGACGATTACTCTGTCTGCAAGTTTTTCAGCCTCATCAATATTATGCGTCGAAAGGATCAGAGCATTACCTTGAGAATGTGCAAAAGAACAAAGCATTTGTCTGATGTGAATACGAACCAGAATATCGAGCCCTGCAAAAGGTTCATCCAGTATAAGGATGTCCGGATCATTGACCAACGCCATGGCAAGATTCAGGGATTGTTGCATCCCTCCTGAAAGTTTTCCTGCCAGGACATTTTTTTTATCTTTCAGATGAAGTGTTTCAAGCAGAAGGTCAACCCGGGCTCTGCTCTCTCTTTTTGAAAGACCATAAAGCTTAGATAAAAAAATAAGCTGTTCATGGCAGGTAAGATCGTACCAGATTGAAGGGTTTTGGGGACAATAGCCGATACGCTTTTTTGAGAAAGAAACAGCCTTGCCTGATGTATCAAAGAAATTGATCGTACCAGCATCGGGTTTAAGCAGGCCGCAGAGTATTTTAATGAGGCTTGTTTTACCGGCACCATTTGGCCCCAGCAGACAGAGTACCTCATGATAAGAGGCACTTAAGTTTAAGTTTTCCAATGCCTTTACATTGTCATAAGACAATGACAGATCTGTTGCATGTATTGCAATCATTCAATTATTTAATAGTATTTATTGGAATTAAATAGCATTAAAGCCTATTGTCTTTTGTTTTAAAAGCAATCTGTAATCTTTTGGCAAAGCAGAGGCAGGCTCACCCTTGATTCTCTTGAAAGCCAACCTGCCATTGGAATAAATCGAATTGATTTGTTTGATAAATTGATCTTTCACCATGACAATATCCCCTTTTTTAAAGCCTTCGAGCGCCTCATTGACCTTGTATCGGACTCTGCCTTTACCTGGTTTGGGTAAATCATGATAGCATCTTCTTGTCTGCCTGGGTCTGAAAGAGACCCTGAAAAAATTCTCCTTGTGATAGGTCAGATCATACGTGCTGAAATAATTGGCAATACAGAACGCGTCCACATCATGATCCTTTGCAAGCCCCAACGCTTTTCTATATTCTGCCGTTTGATATCCAAATATCGTCTTCACTTCTCCAAATGTGGACAGCTGCCTGTAAAGGGACTGTTTTCCTTGCATGGTCCTTTGCGCGATCACATCTTTCAAGTTACCGACCCCATTGAGTTTCATCTTAATCCTGCCCTTATGAAGCGCTTTATGATGGGTGCTGCATAGTGTCACAAGATTCAATATGGTGTCTTTGCCGCCCTCACTTCGCGGTATAATATGGTGGGCTTCCAGTTTGACATTTTTCTTTTTGCAATACTGACAAGTAAATCCATCCCTGAGCAGACAGGCCAGTCTGAGATTTTCATGAAGTCTGTTGGATGCCTGGTAATCTTTGCCTGTCAGATCGGGGTCGTTCAATTTAGCTATATCCACCAACACATCTTCTACAGTGATATGATGAATGGGCAGGGGGAGTTTCTTCACTACTCTGAGGACTTCTTCCACATTGGTTTTGATTGACGGGGGGAGTCTTCCGCTTCTTGTACTTGCGCTTCTGTTAAGAAATCGCGGGGTTCTATACCATAACCGAGATCTGCGTTGTCTTCTGTTGGTCGCTCTCGTACTCATTTTATTTTTTACATCGCTTCTATGGTCGATAATTCCCGAAATCAAAACCTCATCTTTGGAAACCGCACAGAATCCAGTCCGCTTAACCCCTTTATCAATACCGATGGTAACCGATTGAGTATGTTCTTCAAAATCCCATGTCAACCGGATGGTAAAAGGGGTGTGGTTGGCTATTGTTGCTCTATCCGATTTTAACAATTTCCGGGCTTTAGCAGGTTTACACGGCATCAATGGATTACCATTTTTGTTAATTACATAAACCAGCATAATAGATGTCTTTAAGACCTCTCGAACAAAAGTTAAAGTGTTAAAGAGTCAGGGACTCCTTGGAGTTGTTAAAAAGGCTTGTCACGTTTATCTCACATTCACGTTTCCGCTACCCTTAAAGATAAACCTTAGAGCCTGGAACTAGAGTAACATTCCAGGGTAAAATAACCTGATTAACTTCTGCTTCATCGTAAAATGATGCCTCCTGTTAGTTCCATGTTAATACTATGAAATACTATTAATTTAGGAACTATTGCAGTCGTATGAATTTGTTAACGCCCTAAGGTTAAGAACTCGCTTTTTGTTGGCCAACACCTGATACAGGTAAAATATCTTGTACCTGTATCAGGTAGGGTTAAGCTAAGGCAAGAAAAAAACAAAAAATAGGGTAGGGGACAGACCACTATTTTTTAATTGTATCTCCTTTCAAGTCAGTGTAAATTGGCATTATGCCAAGACGTCCGAGAATAGTAGTTCCCAACATCCCTCTTCACATTATTTAAAGGGGGAATAACAAGCAGGCCTGTTTCTTTGCCGATGATGACTACTTGTTTTATCTTCAATGGCTTGAGGAGTATGCGTTAACCTCGGGTTGTCTAATCCACGCTTACGTTTTGATGACAAATCATGTCCATCTGTTGCTGACCCCTAAAAATAGCAGCAATGTCGGAGATTTGTTAAAACGCTTGGGGCAACGGTATGTTCAATATATCAACCGAACTTATAGAAGAACGGGTACTCTATGGGAAGGACGGTATCGATCCTGCCTGGTTCAATAGGAGAAATATTTTTTGACATGTCAGCGGTACATAGAACTGAACCCGATCCGTGCGGGTATTGTAGAGCACCCGGGTAAATCTGGCAGACCGAAGACAAAAAATTGATAAAACGTGGTTTGGCCCCTATTTTTTGAGAAAAAAGCGTTCTCAATTTGATAGATGGGCGCTCGGTTACGAAGCCTCCCCGGATAGCGGATAAGCTTCTTAATGAAAAAACAAAAATATTAAGTTATTAAATGTTTAAACATGACAGACGTATTAATCATATTATTTGATTATTTAGGAACATTTGCTTTTGCAGTTTCGGGAGGACTCGCTGCTGCTGAAAAAAAACTTGATTTATTCGGTGCTTTGTTTCTCGGGTTTGTAACGGCTATTGGTGGGGGGACTACGCGTGATATGATGATTGGTAATACCCCTGTTTCGTGGCTTCAAGACCCTGTTTATTTTTACATTATTGTCGTTGCTGTTTCGCTTACGTTTTTATTTACCAAAACAATATTACGGCTTTCCAAAGCACTTTTTTTTTTCGATACGATCGGAATCAGTGTGTTTACAATTATTGGTATTCAAATAGGCGTACATGCCGGTATTCATCCGCCACTTGCAGTTATGATGGGTATTTTGACAGCCGTTATGGGCGGAATTATCCGTGATGTGCTTTGTAATGAAATTCCTCTGATTTTTCATAAGGAAATATATGCGACGGCTTGTTTGGCTGGTGGTGTTATTTTTGTGCTTTTTGTATTCCTGAACGCGCCTGAACCTTTTACTGCTCTAATATCCGCTGGTGTTATCTTTACAATCCGCTCATTAAGTGTCTGGAAAGGGTGGGAATTGCCACGGTTTAAGTGATTTATGTTTTGATTTTGCGGTTTTTGGGGCGGCACCGATCAGCGTAGCACCGCGATTAAACCACGAATCACAAATTCGACTTATTCGGACTAAAATCCGAAAAAGTCTTGACTGTTTCGGAATAGATGTCAGAATAGTCTTCATGGAACGATATATCACAAAATATATTAAAGACGATTTAAATAAAAAAATCATTTTGCTGACCGGACCACGCCAGGCTGGAAAAACAACGCTTTCAAAAATGTTGGGAAATAATTTTGATTATTTCAACTATGACAATGTTGATGATAGAATAGATCTGCAGGAAAGATCTTGGGACAGGTCAAAACCCCTGGTTATCTTTGATGAACTGCATAAGCTGAAAGATTGGAAATCATGGCTGAAGGGAATTTATGACAAGGAAGGCATTCCGCCATCAATACTTGTTACAGGCAGCGCCAGGTTAGATACTTATAAAAAAGTTGGTGATTCCCTGGCAGGGCGATTTTTCCAATTCAGGCTACACCCTTTGGATCTTAAAGAAATCAACACTTATTTGAAACCAGATGACCTTGAAATTGAGCTGGACAAACTTTTATTGATTGGCGGCTTTCCTGAACCTTTTTTAAATGGAACAAACCGTTTTTATAACCGTTGGAAAAAATCTCATCTTGATATCATTTTAAAGCAAGATCTCATTGACCTTGAGAATGTTCAGCAGATCACTCAGATTGAAACGTTGATTCAATTGTTAAAACACCGGGT comes from uncultured Desulfobacter sp. and encodes:
- a CDS encoding trimeric intracellular cation channel family protein — translated: MTDVLIILFDYLGTFAFAVSGGLAAAEKKLDLFGALFLGFVTAIGGGTTRDMMIGNTPVSWLQDPVYFYIIVVAVSLTFLFTKTILRLSKALFFFDTIGISVFTIIGIQIGVHAGIHPPLAVMMGILTAVMGGIIRDVLCNEIPLIFHKEIYATACLAGGVIFVLFVFLNAPEPFTALISAGVIFTIRSLSVWKGWELPRFK
- a CDS encoding ABC transporter permease, with the protein product MKAVLVFNKCLKQQLRDKISFSLSLLTVPFFVIFYWFCCSGQTDPYTVVISNSDQGCIEQSRTINYGQELISHLQEASSMTEKALYITEILHDQKELNQALINRNAAIGLIIPPGFSEAISKDKNIPPVVQLKGDASLSSYYMTKNLIVQVLYSFQNKKSLKIEESTIGLSGSRSPFEIYVPGLLVFAVIMMIFSASMTIAREIESCNIDRLKMTPLGTMDLLTGISALQLMQGLISLTLTFLVAWALGFRSAGSITYAFLISGTACFASVGTGMVIGAVSKNQNRAFLISSVAMFLLILFSGVVFPRPEVELFQAGGYQVNLFDFLPTTHMAKGLEKILTLGLSHEELVYETVFLAILSISYFVAGILFFKHMVLSAKK
- a CDS encoding ABC transporter ATP-binding protein, with product MIAIHATDLSLSYDNVKALENLNLSASYHEVLCLLGPNGAGKTSLIKILCGLLKPDAGTINFFDTSGKAVSFSKKRIGYCPQNPSIWYDLTCHEQLIFLSKLYGLSKRESRARVDLLLETLHLKDKKNVLAGKLSGGMQQSLNLAMALVNDPDILILDEPFAGLDILVRIHIRQMLCSFAHSQGNALILSTHNIDEAEKLADRVIVMNHGAVYEIDSSEIIHPGMSDRFVIEVVLKEATAEQTDRAAEEILKLGATVVCLQQTLLIYTSNKETTLEKTLKIFKNQGLTSVKINVRNRSLEDLFIKLKGMMVEE
- the iscB gene encoding RNA-guided endonuclease IscB, whose protein sequence is MLVYVINKNGNPLMPCKPAKARKLLKSDRATIANHTPFTIRLTWDFEEHTQSVTIGIDKGVKRTGFCAVSKDEVLISGIIDHRSDVKNKMSTRATNRRQRRSRLWYRTPRFLNRSASTRSGRLPPSIKTNVEEVLRVVKKLPLPIHHITVEDVLVDIAKLNDPDLTGKDYQASNRLHENLRLACLLRDGFTCQYCKKKNVKLEAHHIIPRSEGGKDTILNLVTLCSTHHKALHKGRIKMKLNGVGNLKDVIAQRTMQGKQSLYRQLSTFGEVKTIFGYQTAEYRKALGLAKDHDVDAFCIANYFSTYDLTYHKENFFRVSFRPRQTRRCYHDLPKPGKGRVRYKVNEALEGFKKGDIVMVKDQFIKQINSIYSNGRLAFKRIKGEPASALPKDYRLLLKQKTIGFNAI
- a CDS encoding ATP-binding protein; the encoded protein is MERYITKYIKDDLNKKIILLTGPRQAGKTTLSKMLGNNFDYFNYDNVDDRIDLQERSWDRSKPLVIFDELHKLKDWKSWLKGIYDKEGIPPSILVTGSARLDTYKKVGDSLAGRFFQFRLHPLDLKEINTYLKPDDLEIELDKLLLIGGFPEPFLNGTNRFYNRWKKSHLDIILKQDLIDLENVQQITQIETLIQLLKHRVGSPISYSSLAQDLQCSDKTVKRWLTILENMYVLFKVPPFHKNIARAIQKASKFYFYDTGQVLGEQGVKLENAVACAIQKELHFREDCLGEEGKLYYVKNKDGKEIDFCISKNNTPSLLVEVKWNDNNLSPNFDLFKKFFPEIKMVQVSKKLNREKTFPNGAEIRLASKWLSKLALS